From Gloeocapsopsis sp. IPPAS B-1203, one genomic window encodes:
- a CDS encoding creatininase family protein, giving the protein MMHSFIPPQRFFPYLTWTDIQAMPNKENIVLIQPVGAIEQHGPHLPLIVDAAIGVAVLGKALEKLDASIPAYALAPLYYGKSNEHWHFPGTIALSTQTLISTLIEIAESVYRAGFRKLVLMNSHGGQPQVMEIVARDLHVKYEDFLVFPLFTWRVPHTVNELLSPKEQQLGIHAGDAETSLMLSILPEQVKMQDAVAEYPLLPEDSLLSMEGKLPFAWTTRDLSRSGVLGDPTVATKEKGDRILESVSDGWVKAIADIYKFRQPQAWHNRNSTLD; this is encoded by the coding sequence ATGATGCATAGTTTCATTCCACCACAACGATTTTTCCCTTATCTGACTTGGACTGACATTCAAGCAATGCCCAATAAAGAGAATATCGTCTTAATTCAACCTGTTGGTGCAATTGAACAACATGGTCCACACTTACCATTGATTGTCGATGCTGCAATTGGTGTTGCAGTACTAGGAAAAGCATTAGAAAAACTTGATGCAAGTATCCCAGCATATGCTTTAGCGCCTTTATATTATGGTAAATCGAACGAACACTGGCATTTTCCTGGAACGATCGCTCTCAGTACTCAAACACTCATATCAACATTAATTGAAATTGCTGAAAGTGTCTATCGTGCAGGATTTCGCAAACTTGTATTAATGAACTCTCACGGCGGACAACCACAGGTTATGGAAATTGTCGCCCGCGATTTGCACGTCAAGTATGAGGATTTTCTAGTATTTCCGCTGTTTACCTGGCGCGTTCCGCATACTGTTAACGAATTACTTTCACCTAAAGAACAACAGCTAGGAATCCATGCAGGAGATGCTGAGACAAGTTTAATGTTGTCGATTTTGCCTGAACAAGTGAAGATGCAAGACGCAGTTGCAGAATATCCACTGTTACCAGAAGATAGTTTACTCTCAATGGAAGGCAAGTTACCCTTTGCTTGGACAACCCGCGATTTGAGTCGTAGTGGTGTGTTAGGAGATCCCACAGTTGCAACTAAGGAAAAAGGCGATCGCATTTTAGAATCTGTTTCTGATGGTTGGGTAAAAGCGATCGCAGACATCTACAAGTTTCGTCAGCCGCAAGCTTGGCATAATAGAAACAGTACCCTCGATTAG
- a CDS encoding 2'-5' RNA ligase family protein: MSPSPLILTLKLDRITFDFFNELRQQHFPPERNFLPAHITLFHALPGEEELSIQQTLQNLCKQTSPLSILFTKPRFLGKGVAIEVNCFELIQLRQQLAATWDMWLSKQDQQKYQPHVTIQNKVASDEARQLYHELVNNWKSLNGFGEGLLLWYYKGGPWELAGEFNFESSAIA; this comes from the coding sequence ATGTCACCATCACCACTTATTTTGACACTCAAACTCGATCGCATAACTTTTGATTTTTTCAATGAATTGCGCCAGCAGCACTTTCCACCGGAAAGAAACTTTCTTCCCGCACATATTACTCTTTTTCATGCACTCCCAGGCGAAGAAGAATTATCAATTCAACAAACTTTGCAGAACTTGTGTAAGCAAACTTCACCTTTATCTATTCTTTTTACAAAACCACGATTTTTGGGTAAAGGTGTCGCCATAGAAGTTAACTGTTTTGAATTAATTCAACTGCGTCAACAGCTTGCTGCAACTTGGGATATGTGGTTAAGTAAGCAAGATCAGCAAAAATATCAACCGCACGTCACAATTCAAAATAAAGTGGCATCAGATGAAGCGCGTCAGCTTTATCACGAACTTGTTAATAATTGGAAATCTCTTAACGGATTTGGAGAAGGACTGTTACTCTGGTATTACAAAGGCGGACCTTGGGAGTTGGCAGGTGAGTTTAACTTTGAAAGCAGTGCGATCGCATAA